Proteins from a single region of Chrysemys picta bellii isolate R12L10 chromosome 9, ASM1138683v2, whole genome shotgun sequence:
- the THAP4 gene encoding peroxynitrite isomerase THAP4 isoform X3, with protein MASSAATTETPQLNPVIEPLSWMLGTWLSDPPGDDDFPMMKPFQYLEEVRISHVGQPMLNFSFNAFHPDTRKPMHRECGFIRLKPDTNKVAFISAQNTGLVEVEEGEVNGQELSIASHSIARISFAKKPHVEQITRKFRLNSDGKLEQTVSMATTAQPMTQHLHITYKKVTP; from the exons AGACCCCCCAACTAAACCCTGTGATTGAGCCTCTGTCCTGGATGCTGGGCACCTGGCTGTCAGACCCACCGGGAGATGATGACTTCCCTATGATGAAGCCCTTTCAGTACCTGGAAGAGGTGCGCATCTCTCACGTGGGGCAGCCCATGCTGAACTTTTC GTTTAATGCTTTCCATCCAGACACCAGGAAGCCAATGCACAGAGAATGTGGATTCATCCGCCTCAAACCTGACACTAACAAGGTGGCCTTCATCAGTGCCCAGAACACAG GtcttgtggaggtggaggaaGGAGAGGTGAACGGACAGGAGCTGTCTATAGCTTCTCACTCTATAGCCAGGATCTCCTTTGCCAAGAAGCCCCATGTGGAGCAG ATTACCAGAAAATTTAGGCTCAATTCCGATGGGAAACTAGAACAGACCGTCTCCATGGCAACCACTGCGCAGCCAATGACTCAGCACCTTCACATTACCTACAAAAAGGTGACACCTTAA